A window from Pangasianodon hypophthalmus isolate fPanHyp1 chromosome 4, fPanHyp1.pri, whole genome shotgun sequence encodes these proteins:
- the rin1b gene encoding ras and Rab interactor 2 isoform X1, translating to MDDCLQRSLSVLDRLLLTHSIWLQLSINPDSVLCILQREIVGTFLVCKCAVTQRKVLCVRVQESNVCVAQYPIREEDSTFSLESSALSFPDLCRLVAFYCISRDVLPFPLELPEAIAQATNHTQLESISHLGLEFWSSQASPGPPNGPPAVSVNWSSRPRSPCFINPLFLQPSQASRGASHKRHRLKRSLRVRVSTESSFCLTPGDSEWNQGDTDVLRSNERTTRRAGGLSVLRRTAALAPTSEEEDEQMLGEVPPTSAPQPEKAELKDIPQDEGLCLALERRHAPSLAELDSNSSFSSLEEEESQPDSALQWPPLTRGTRFPVANPASTLRRMSAAFVCVFAPERRVARLVDELSRDRRSAFGSLVQDFLLKQKEEMKVPSWSSAVELLQGLRRFLSQAKSLLLEAGELEPPIETLVPENEKELALEKALFGCVLKPLKVQLGQVLLSLHTQDGTLQRFTNSLQACQEGALQRLGVRVAVLDAQGVERAKKKLSLMQRSHSPIDKVLLLLQVCKSVYKAMGAQSEQEFSSEDFLPALSYVVVQCNIPQLLLETEYMMELLESSWLSGEGGYYLTSIYASLCLIQSQPGTPCPGGLTNEAQEYLREWSKRRSQEAKLHKESQQNQRFVRILFQNTECCAARTLHWKAGESVEVLTRTCAEVFAINEPQHYCLFWRNGGEMHPVPLHTQPHELGAPTLSYLRKDHDFSKMRRLTRGGAVDLEESACEE from the exons ATGGATGACTGTCTTCAGAGGAGTCTGAGTGTTTTGGACCGCcttctcctcacacactccatctggCTCCAGCTGTCAATCAACCCTGACTCCGTCCTCTGCATCCTGCAGAGAGAGATAGTTGGG ACTTTTctggtgtgtaagtgtgcagtCACTCAGAGGAAGGTGCTCTGTGTGAGGGTTCAGGAgagcaatgtgtgtgttgcacaaTATCCCATCCGGGAGGAAGACTCCA CATTCTCTCTGGAGAGCTCAGCCCTGAGTTTTCCTGATTTGTGCAGATTAGTGGCCTTTTACTGCATTAGCAg GGATGTGTTACCTTTCCCACTCGAGCTTCCTGAAGCTATCGCACAGGCCACCAACCACACACAGCTAGAGAGCATCTCACACCTTGGCTTGG AGTTCTGGAGTTCTCAGGCCTCCCCTGGCCCCCCTAACGGCCCTCCCGCCGTGTCTGTGAACTGGTCCTCCAGGCCGCGATCGCCATGTTTCATCAACCCCCTCTTCCTACAGCCTTCCCAGGCAAGTCGAGGGGCTTCACACAAACGCCACAGATTGAAACGCAGTCTGCGAGTCCGCGTGTCCACCGAGTCATCATTCTGCCTGACCCCTGGAGACTCCGAGTGGAACCAGGGCGACACGGATGTGCTGAGGAGCAACGAGAGGACGACACGGAGGGCAGGCGGCCTGAGCGTGTTGAGAAGAACTGCTGCTCTGGCACCTACCTCAGAAGAAGAGGATGAGCAGATGCTGGGAGAGGTGCctcca ACATCAGCCCCACAGCCAGAAAAGGCAGAGCTTAAGGACATACCACAGGATGAGGGGCTCTGCTTGGCACTGGAGCGACGTCATGCTCCGTCTCTCGCCGAGCTGGACAGCAACAGTTCCTTCAGCAGCCTGGAAGAGGAGGAGTCGCAGCCGGACTCAGCCCTGCAGTGGCCTCCCCTCACACGGGGCACCCGTTTCCCTGTCGCcaaccctgcctccaccctacGCCGCATGAGtgctgcatttgtgtgtgtttttgctccTGAGCGGCGTGTAGCCCGGCTGGTTGACGAGCTGTCCCGAGACAGGCGCTCTGCATTTGGATCACTGGTCCAGGATTTCTTACTAAAGCAGAAGGAAGAAATGAAGGTGCCGAGTTGGAGCTCAGCCGTGGAGCTGCTTCAGGGATTGAGGAGGTTCCTTTCCCAGGCCAAGAGTCTGCTTCTGGAGGCTGGAGAACTGGAACCTCCCATAGAGACCCTGGTGCCTGAGAATGAGAAAG AGCTGGCTTTGGAGAAGGCTTTGTTTGGTTGTGTACTGAAACCACTGAAAGTTCAGCTGGGCCAGGTGCTGCTCTCGCTCCACACACAGGACGGCACTCTCCAGAGATTCACTAACAGCCTGCAGGCCTGTCAGGAGGGGGCGCTACAGCGCCTGGGTGTACGCGTGGCAGTCCTGGATGCTCAAGGTGTGGAGAGAGCAAAGAAGAAGCTCAGTCTAATGCAGAGAAGCCACTCACCTATAGACAAAGTGCTGCTTCTGCTACAGGTGTGCAAGAGTGTGTACAAGGCCATGGGAGCACAATCTG AACAGGAATTCAGCTCGGAGGATTTCCTGCCTGCTCTGTCCTATGTGGTGGTTCAGTGTAACATCCCACAACTGCTGCTGGAGACGGAGTACATGATGGAGCTGCTGGAGTCGTCTTGGCTGTCAGGAGAAG GAGGGTACTACTTGACGAGCATCTATGCCAGCCTGTGCCTAATCCAGAGCCAGCCTGGTACCCCGTGTCCTGGCGGTTTAACCAATGAGGCCCAGGAGTATCTGAGAGAATGGAGCAAGAGAAGATCCCAGGAGGCCAAACTCCATAAAGAGAGCCAGCAGAATCAG aggtttgtgcGTATTCTTTTCCAGAACACTGAGTGCTGCGCAGCCCGTACTCTCCATTGGAAAGCAGGCGAGAGTGTGGAAGTGTTAACCCGAACCTGCGCAGAGGTGTTTGCCATAAACGAGCCCCAGCATTATTGTCTGTTCTGGAGGAATGGAGGGGAGATGCATCCTgttcctctacacacacagcctcatGAGCTGGGTGCCCCCACCCTATCCTACCTCCGCAAAGATCATGACTTCAGCAAGATGCGCAGGCTGACCAGAGGTGGCGCTGTGGATCTCGAGGAGTCTGCATGTGAGGAATAA
- the rin1b gene encoding ras and Rab interactor 2 isoform X2 gives MDDCLQRSLSVLDRLLLTHSIWLQLSINPDSVLCILQREIVGTFLVCKCAVTQRKVLCVRVQESNVCVAQYPIREEDSTFSLESSALSFPDLCRLVAFYCISRDVLPFPLELPEAIAQATNHTQLESISHLGLEFWSSQASPGPPNGPPAVSVNWSSRPRSPCFINPLFLQPSQASRGASHKRHRLKRSLRVRVSTESSFCLTPGDSEWNQGDTDVLRSNERTTRRAGGLSVLRRTAALAPTSEEEDEQMLGETSAPQPEKAELKDIPQDEGLCLALERRHAPSLAELDSNSSFSSLEEEESQPDSALQWPPLTRGTRFPVANPASTLRRMSAAFVCVFAPERRVARLVDELSRDRRSAFGSLVQDFLLKQKEEMKVPSWSSAVELLQGLRRFLSQAKSLLLEAGELEPPIETLVPENEKELALEKALFGCVLKPLKVQLGQVLLSLHTQDGTLQRFTNSLQACQEGALQRLGVRVAVLDAQGVERAKKKLSLMQRSHSPIDKVLLLLQVCKSVYKAMGAQSEQEFSSEDFLPALSYVVVQCNIPQLLLETEYMMELLESSWLSGEGGYYLTSIYASLCLIQSQPGTPCPGGLTNEAQEYLREWSKRRSQEAKLHKESQQNQRFVRILFQNTECCAARTLHWKAGESVEVLTRTCAEVFAINEPQHYCLFWRNGGEMHPVPLHTQPHELGAPTLSYLRKDHDFSKMRRLTRGGAVDLEESACEE, from the exons ATGGATGACTGTCTTCAGAGGAGTCTGAGTGTTTTGGACCGCcttctcctcacacactccatctggCTCCAGCTGTCAATCAACCCTGACTCCGTCCTCTGCATCCTGCAGAGAGAGATAGTTGGG ACTTTTctggtgtgtaagtgtgcagtCACTCAGAGGAAGGTGCTCTGTGTGAGGGTTCAGGAgagcaatgtgtgtgttgcacaaTATCCCATCCGGGAGGAAGACTCCA CATTCTCTCTGGAGAGCTCAGCCCTGAGTTTTCCTGATTTGTGCAGATTAGTGGCCTTTTACTGCATTAGCAg GGATGTGTTACCTTTCCCACTCGAGCTTCCTGAAGCTATCGCACAGGCCACCAACCACACACAGCTAGAGAGCATCTCACACCTTGGCTTGG AGTTCTGGAGTTCTCAGGCCTCCCCTGGCCCCCCTAACGGCCCTCCCGCCGTGTCTGTGAACTGGTCCTCCAGGCCGCGATCGCCATGTTTCATCAACCCCCTCTTCCTACAGCCTTCCCAGGCAAGTCGAGGGGCTTCACACAAACGCCACAGATTGAAACGCAGTCTGCGAGTCCGCGTGTCCACCGAGTCATCATTCTGCCTGACCCCTGGAGACTCCGAGTGGAACCAGGGCGACACGGATGTGCTGAGGAGCAACGAGAGGACGACACGGAGGGCAGGCGGCCTGAGCGTGTTGAGAAGAACTGCTGCTCTGGCACCTACCTCAGAAGAAGAGGATGAGCAGATGCTGGGAGAG ACATCAGCCCCACAGCCAGAAAAGGCAGAGCTTAAGGACATACCACAGGATGAGGGGCTCTGCTTGGCACTGGAGCGACGTCATGCTCCGTCTCTCGCCGAGCTGGACAGCAACAGTTCCTTCAGCAGCCTGGAAGAGGAGGAGTCGCAGCCGGACTCAGCCCTGCAGTGGCCTCCCCTCACACGGGGCACCCGTTTCCCTGTCGCcaaccctgcctccaccctacGCCGCATGAGtgctgcatttgtgtgtgtttttgctccTGAGCGGCGTGTAGCCCGGCTGGTTGACGAGCTGTCCCGAGACAGGCGCTCTGCATTTGGATCACTGGTCCAGGATTTCTTACTAAAGCAGAAGGAAGAAATGAAGGTGCCGAGTTGGAGCTCAGCCGTGGAGCTGCTTCAGGGATTGAGGAGGTTCCTTTCCCAGGCCAAGAGTCTGCTTCTGGAGGCTGGAGAACTGGAACCTCCCATAGAGACCCTGGTGCCTGAGAATGAGAAAG AGCTGGCTTTGGAGAAGGCTTTGTTTGGTTGTGTACTGAAACCACTGAAAGTTCAGCTGGGCCAGGTGCTGCTCTCGCTCCACACACAGGACGGCACTCTCCAGAGATTCACTAACAGCCTGCAGGCCTGTCAGGAGGGGGCGCTACAGCGCCTGGGTGTACGCGTGGCAGTCCTGGATGCTCAAGGTGTGGAGAGAGCAAAGAAGAAGCTCAGTCTAATGCAGAGAAGCCACTCACCTATAGACAAAGTGCTGCTTCTGCTACAGGTGTGCAAGAGTGTGTACAAGGCCATGGGAGCACAATCTG AACAGGAATTCAGCTCGGAGGATTTCCTGCCTGCTCTGTCCTATGTGGTGGTTCAGTGTAACATCCCACAACTGCTGCTGGAGACGGAGTACATGATGGAGCTGCTGGAGTCGTCTTGGCTGTCAGGAGAAG GAGGGTACTACTTGACGAGCATCTATGCCAGCCTGTGCCTAATCCAGAGCCAGCCTGGTACCCCGTGTCCTGGCGGTTTAACCAATGAGGCCCAGGAGTATCTGAGAGAATGGAGCAAGAGAAGATCCCAGGAGGCCAAACTCCATAAAGAGAGCCAGCAGAATCAG aggtttgtgcGTATTCTTTTCCAGAACACTGAGTGCTGCGCAGCCCGTACTCTCCATTGGAAAGCAGGCGAGAGTGTGGAAGTGTTAACCCGAACCTGCGCAGAGGTGTTTGCCATAAACGAGCCCCAGCATTATTGTCTGTTCTGGAGGAATGGAGGGGAGATGCATCCTgttcctctacacacacagcctcatGAGCTGGGTGCCCCCACCCTATCCTACCTCCGCAAAGATCATGACTTCAGCAAGATGCGCAGGCTGACCAGAGGTGGCGCTGTGGATCTCGAGGAGTCTGCATGTGAGGAATAA
- the zgc:101810 gene encoding actin-related protein 2-A, producing MDSAGRKVIVCDNGTGFVKCGFAGSNFPEHIFPALVGRPVIRSDTKVGNIVIKDLMVGDEASECRSMLEVSYPMENGMVRNWDDMLHLWDHTFGPDRLNINPSNCKVLLTEPPLNPLKNRQKIAEVMFETYKFHGIYIAIQAVLTLYAQGLLTGVVVDSGDGVTHICPVYEGFSLPHLTRRLDIAGRDITRYLIKLLLLRGYAFNQTADFETVRMMKEKLCFVGYNIEQEQKLSNETTFLVESYTLPDGRNIKVGGERFGAPEALFQPHLINVEGVGVAELLFNTIQAADIDIRADLYKHIVLSGGSTMYPGLPSRLEREIKQLYLERVLKGDTEKLSKFKIRIEDPPRRKHMVFMGGAVLANIMKDKESFWLSRAEYEEKGLKVLDKLGGGTK from the exons ATGGACAGCGCAGGGAGAAAAGTGATCGTCTGTGATAATGGCACAGGG TTTGTCAAGTGTGGTTTTGCTGGGTCCAATTTCCCAGAGCACATCTTCCCAGCACTTGTAGGACGTCCTGTCATACGCTCAGACACCAAAGTGGGGAATATTGTGATCAAG GACCTGATGGTGGGAGATGAGGCGAGTGAATGCCGCTCCATGCTGGAAGTCTCGTATCCTATGGAGAACGGGATGGTACGTAACTGGGATGACATGCTCCACCTGTGGGATCACACTTTCGGACCAGATCGCCTGAATATCAATCCATCTAACTGTAAAGTGCTGTTGACCGAGCCACCTCTGAACCCACTGAAGAACCGGCAGAAGATTGCAGAGGTCATGTTTGAGACCTACAAGTTCCACGGCATCTACATCGCCATCCAGGCTGTGCTGACGCTCTACGCACAGG GTCTCCTGACAGGTGTGGTGGTGGACTCAGGTGATGGTGTGACTCATATCTGTCCTGTGTACGAGGGTTTCTCCCTTCCCCACCTGACACGCAGACTCGACATTGCAGGACGTGACATCACACGCTACCTCATCAAG TTGCTGCTGCTGAGGGGCTACGCCTTCAACCAAACAGCAGACTTTGAGACGGTTCGGATGATGAAGGAGAAACTGTGCTTTGTGGGTTACAACATAGAACAGGAGCAGAAACTGTCCAATGAGACGACTTTTTTGGTGGAGTCGTACACG CTGCCAGATGGACGCAACATAAAGGTTGGTGGAGAAAGATTTGGGGCTCCAGAGGCACTTTTCCAGCCGCATCTCATCAACGTAGAGGGAGTCGGGGTGGCCGAGCTTCTCTTCAACACCATCCAGGCTGCTGACATTGACATCAG GGCGGATTTGTACAAGCACATCGTGCTGTCTGGAGGGAGTACCATGTATCCTGGGCTGCCCTCCCGCCTGGAAAGAGAGATTAAGCAGCTGTACCTAGAAAGAGTGCTGAAAGGAGACACAGAAAAGCTCTCA AAGTTTAAGATCCGCATTGAGGACCCTCCTCGCCGTAAGCACATGGTGTTCATGGGTGGAGCCGTGCTGGCCAACATCATGAAAGATAAAGAGTCGTTCTGGTTGTCGAGAGCTGAGTATGAGGAAAAAGGCCTGAAAGTGCTCGACAAGCTCGGCGGAGGAACAAAATGA
- the six7 gene encoding SIX homeobox 7 isoform X2 yields the protein MFPLPMFTADQVARVCENLEETGDMERLGRFLWSLPAAAPGSAGEALHRHESVMRARALVAFHGGDFEALYRILQNHRFTRESHAKLQDLWLHAHYREAERMRGRPLGPVEKYRIRKKFPLPRTIWDGEQKTHCFKERTRSLLREWYLQDPYPNPSRKRHLAQATGLTPTQVGNWFKNRRQRDRAASAKNSSSECSSTDHSGSPENSDYSLGSGPRHPRASTPDISVSSDSEFES from the exons atgtTTCCCTTGCCGATGTTTACCGCGGATCAGGTGGCTCGGGTGTGTgagaacttggaggaaaccGGGGACATGGAGCGACTGGGCCGCTTTCTGTGGTCACTTCCGGCGGCGGCCCCCGGTTCCGCAGGCGAGGCGCTCCACCGGCACGAGTCGGTGATGCGCGCGCGGGCTCTGGTCGCCTTTCACGGCGGTGATTTCGAGGCGCTTTACCGCATCCTGCAAAACCACCGGTTCACGCGGGAATCCCACGCCAAGCTGCAGGACCTGTGGCTGCACGCGCATTACCGGGAGGCGGAGCGCATGCGCGGCAGGCCACTGGGCCCCGTGGAGAAGTACCGCATCCGCAAGAAGTTCCCGCTGCCCCGCACTATCTGGGACGGCGAGCAGAAAACGCACTGTTTCAAG GAAAGGACACGGAGTTTGCTTAGAGAATGGTACCTACAAGACCCGTATCCGAACCCATCTCGCAAGCGGCACCTGGCCCAGGCTACAGGTCTCACCCCCACACAAGTTGGAAACTGGTTCAAGAACAGAcgccagagagacagagcagcaTCAGCCAAAAACAG CTCTTCAGAATGTTCTTCCACAGATCACAGTGGCAGCCCAGAGAACAGCGACTACAGCTTGGGTTCAGGACCTCGGCACCCCAGAGCCTCTACACCCGACATATCAGTCAGCAGCGACAGTGAGTTTGAGTCCTGA
- the six7 gene encoding SIX homeobox 7 isoform X1: protein MFPLPMFTADQVARVCENLEETGDMERLGRFLWSLPAAAPGSAGEALHRHESVMRARALVAFHGGDFEALYRILQNHRFTRESHAKLQDLWLHAHYREAERMRGRPLGPVEKYRIRKKFPLPRTIWDGEQKTHCFKERTRSLLREWYLQDPYPNPSRKRHLAQATGLTPTQVGNWFKNRRQRDRAASAKNRLQQDPALLPSGSSSECSSTDHSGSPENSDYSLGSGPRHPRASTPDISVSSDSEFES from the exons atgtTTCCCTTGCCGATGTTTACCGCGGATCAGGTGGCTCGGGTGTGTgagaacttggaggaaaccGGGGACATGGAGCGACTGGGCCGCTTTCTGTGGTCACTTCCGGCGGCGGCCCCCGGTTCCGCAGGCGAGGCGCTCCACCGGCACGAGTCGGTGATGCGCGCGCGGGCTCTGGTCGCCTTTCACGGCGGTGATTTCGAGGCGCTTTACCGCATCCTGCAAAACCACCGGTTCACGCGGGAATCCCACGCCAAGCTGCAGGACCTGTGGCTGCACGCGCATTACCGGGAGGCGGAGCGCATGCGCGGCAGGCCACTGGGCCCCGTGGAGAAGTACCGCATCCGCAAGAAGTTCCCGCTGCCCCGCACTATCTGGGACGGCGAGCAGAAAACGCACTGTTTCAAG GAAAGGACACGGAGTTTGCTTAGAGAATGGTACCTACAAGACCCGTATCCGAACCCATCTCGCAAGCGGCACCTGGCCCAGGCTACAGGTCTCACCCCCACACAAGTTGGAAACTGGTTCAAGAACAGAcgccagagagacagagcagcaTCAGCCAAAAACAG acTACAACAAGACCCTGCTCTTCTCCCCTCTGGCAGCTCTTCAGAATGTTCTTCCACAGATCACAGTGGCAGCCCAGAGAACAGCGACTACAGCTTGGGTTCAGGACCTCGGCACCCCAGAGCCTCTACACCCGACATATCAGTCAGCAGCGACAGTGAGTTTGAGTCCTGA